The following coding sequences are from one Verrucosispora sp. WMMD573 window:
- a CDS encoding alpha/beta hydrolase has protein sequence MPNDYLVHVLVLGLATTAAFAPPARPRLLARAAFLAGMVVNEVPHLILALLAASTGAAIWSGDLRRDVLSGVLLAGAAATAMMLVALTRRAARSRSVAGAALRAAGIDRTRGRRRWWRTALTPIPIRPRSVQRLRNLRYGDHRRQRLDVLRRRDRPTGGPVLVYFHGGGYFSGSKNWEGRGLLHHLAARGWVCVSATYRLRPGAGFEEHLADAEAAMAWARAHAGEYGADATTVVMAGSSAGAHLTSLYALRVTPDERPAAAVCLYGYYGRYYGRSTDEVVTSTPFALPASDAPAFLIAHGSLDNYTSATTARALADKLRAESSQPVVHVELPGGQHAFDFVSSWRLTAVIDTLDALMADIRVGAARRLEAS, from the coding sequence ATGCCGAACGACTACCTGGTGCACGTCCTCGTGCTCGGCCTGGCCACCACCGCCGCGTTTGCCCCACCCGCTCGACCACGCCTGTTGGCGCGGGCCGCCTTCCTGGCCGGGATGGTCGTGAACGAGGTGCCTCACCTGATCTTGGCGCTGCTTGCGGCGTCGACCGGCGCGGCGATCTGGAGCGGAGACCTGCGCCGCGACGTGTTGTCGGGCGTGCTGCTGGCGGGCGCGGCGGCGACCGCAATGATGCTTGTCGCGTTGACCCGCCGGGCCGCCCGTTCCAGGTCCGTCGCCGGTGCCGCGCTACGAGCGGCCGGCATAGACCGCACCCGGGGGCGACGACGCTGGTGGCGTACCGCACTCACCCCGATTCCGATCCGACCCCGATCCGTACAGCGGCTACGCAACCTGCGCTACGGCGACCACCGGCGCCAACGCCTCGACGTGCTGCGACGCCGCGACCGGCCCACGGGTGGCCCGGTGCTGGTCTACTTCCACGGCGGCGGCTACTTCTCGGGCAGCAAGAACTGGGAAGGTCGTGGCCTGCTGCACCACCTCGCCGCGCGCGGCTGGGTGTGCGTGAGCGCGACGTACCGGCTCCGCCCCGGGGCCGGCTTCGAGGAGCATCTCGCCGACGCGGAGGCCGCGATGGCCTGGGCGCGCGCGCACGCAGGAGAGTACGGCGCGGACGCGACGACGGTGGTGATGGCGGGCAGCTCCGCAGGCGCTCATCTGACCTCTCTCTACGCGCTGCGCGTGACGCCCGACGAGCGCCCTGCCGCGGCGGTCTGCCTCTACGGCTACTACGGCCGTTACTACGGCCGCAGCACCGACGAGGTGGTCACGTCGACCCCGTTCGCACTGCCGGCATCCGACGCACCGGCCTTCCTCATCGCGCACGGCAGCCTCGACAACTACACCTCCGCCACCACGGCGCGCGCCCTGGCGGACAAGCTGCGGGCCGAGTCGTCGCAGCCGGTGGTCCACGTCGAGTTGCCCGGCGGCCAGCACGCGTTCGACTTCGTCTCCTCCTGGCGGCTGACCGCGGTCATCGACACCCTGGACGCCCTTATGGCTGACATCCGCGTGGGAGCGGCACGTCGCCTGGAGGCGTCGTGA
- a CDS encoding DUF1622 domain-containing protein — MLLSAVITALGVLAATVALLTTGSRTTALGVLLDMLLAAGLLRLTGEQSWTEIVVLVAIVALRLLVRTALTADFRRRSRAAERPADRVGRALPGG, encoded by the coding sequence ATGCTGCTGTCCGCCGTCATCACGGCGCTCGGTGTACTAGCGGCGACGGTGGCGTTGCTGACCACCGGCTCCCGTACGACGGCGCTGGGGGTGCTGCTCGACATGCTGCTCGCCGCCGGCCTGCTGCGGCTGACCGGGGAGCAGTCCTGGACGGAGATCGTCGTACTGGTGGCGATCGTGGCACTGCGCCTGCTGGTGCGTACCGCGCTCACCGCGGACTTCCGGCGGCGGTCGAGAGCGGCGGAACGCCCGGCCGATCGGGTCGGCCGGGCGCTCCCAGGTGGGTGA
- a CDS encoding DUF4012 domain-containing protein gives MSESESPRRRRSRSRRRRHARRRRILLTALVVGSLLLGLAGWVGLRGWQARAHLVNAAGLAGELSAQLVGGDTARAQRTLAALQEQSGAARRATGDPGWWLGRQAPVAGANLTAVRQIAITIDDLARQAFPALLRVDLGGLIPQEGRLDLNGLRTVADDLVAVHATVQRTRTDLAEISGDRLVGQVRHALAELRGEIDRLAAMTSAAERASRLLPPLLGVDGPRRYLLVSQNSAELRATGGMFGAFAVIEANKGRVKMGAQGSSSNLGRFEQPLKIPAEMRALWGELPGIYPADVNLSPHFPTAAALYREMYRRYSGERVDGVLAVDPVVLSYLLKATGPVRVPGGAALSAENAVRTLLSDTYQRMSPEEQDGFFAGAAATVFDTLFARNVHPNGLLSAFDRSMQERRILFWSARPEEQRTFGDSRMAGTLPEQDTVPTVGVFLNDGSGAKLGYYLRQTADLMVGDCHADGRRELSLRVTLRSTAPASGLSESVLGLGRAGDPYTARTLVSVYGPAGGAVLDTRLDGAETSVGNGTERRRQVATVNVEIGPGGTRTLEVSLLTGKTESGAAELWLTPTATPWTTHVVTAPSCSQ, from the coding sequence GTGTCGGAGAGCGAAAGCCCTCGACGGCGGCGTAGCCGATCCCGCCGTCGGCGGCACGCCCGAAGGCGTCGCATCCTGCTGACCGCGTTGGTGGTCGGCTCGCTGCTGCTGGGCCTCGCCGGGTGGGTCGGCCTGCGCGGCTGGCAGGCGCGCGCCCATCTGGTAAACGCCGCCGGCCTGGCCGGTGAGCTGAGCGCCCAACTGGTCGGTGGCGACACCGCCCGCGCCCAGCGGACCCTCGCAGCATTGCAGGAGCAGTCCGGCGCGGCGCGGCGGGCCACCGGGGACCCCGGCTGGTGGCTCGGCCGGCAGGCCCCCGTGGCCGGGGCGAACCTCACCGCGGTCCGGCAGATCGCCATCACCATCGACGACCTGGCCCGCCAGGCGTTCCCGGCGCTGCTCCGCGTCGACCTCGGCGGACTGATCCCCCAGGAGGGTCGACTGGACCTCAACGGGCTGCGTACCGTCGCCGACGATCTGGTCGCGGTGCACGCCACGGTGCAGCGGACCCGTACGGACCTGGCCGAAATCTCCGGCGACCGGTTGGTCGGGCAGGTCCGGCATGCCCTGGCGGAGTTGCGGGGCGAGATCGACCGGTTGGCCGCGATGACCTCGGCGGCGGAGCGGGCGAGCCGCCTGTTGCCGCCGTTGCTGGGCGTCGACGGACCGCGACGCTATCTGCTGGTGTCACAGAACTCCGCGGAACTGCGCGCGACCGGCGGCATGTTCGGCGCATTCGCGGTGATCGAGGCGAACAAGGGCCGGGTCAAGATGGGCGCCCAGGGCAGCAGTTCGAACCTCGGCCGCTTCGAGCAGCCCTTGAAGATCCCCGCCGAGATGCGTGCCCTGTGGGGGGAACTGCCCGGCATCTATCCGGCGGACGTCAACCTCAGCCCGCATTTCCCGACCGCCGCCGCGCTGTACCGGGAGATGTACCGGCGGTACAGCGGGGAGCGGGTGGACGGCGTCCTGGCCGTCGACCCGGTGGTGCTGTCGTACCTGCTGAAGGCGACCGGGCCGGTGCGGGTTCCGGGCGGGGCGGCGTTGAGTGCCGAGAACGCGGTCCGGACCCTGCTCAGCGACACGTACCAGCGGATGAGCCCGGAAGAGCAGGACGGCTTCTTCGCGGGCGCGGCAGCTACAGTCTTCGACACGCTTTTCGCCCGTAACGTACACCCTAATGGGTTGTTGTCCGCATTTGACCGGTCCATGCAAGAACGTCGGATATTGTTCTGGAGTGCCCGACCTGAGGAGCAGCGGACGTTCGGCGACAGCCGGATGGCCGGGACGCTTCCGGAGCAGGACACCGTGCCGACGGTCGGCGTGTTCCTCAACGACGGCAGTGGCGCGAAGCTCGGCTACTACCTCCGGCAGACCGCCGACCTGATGGTCGGTGACTGCCACGCCGACGGCCGTCGGGAGTTGAGCCTGCGGGTGACGCTTCGGTCCACCGCACCGGCCTCGGGGCTCAGCGAGTCGGTTCTCGGCCTCGGCCGGGCCGGGGATCCCTACACGGCCCGGACCCTCGTGTCGGTGTACGGCCCGGCCGGCGGGGCGGTGCTCGACACCCGCCTCGACGGTGCCGAGACCTCGGTGGGCAACGGCACCGAACGACGGCGGCAGGTAGCCACCGTGAACGTCGAGATCGGACCGGGCGGGACCCGCACGTTGGAGGTCTCGCTGCTGACCGGCAAGACGGAGAGCGGAGCGGCCGAGCTGTGGCTGACCCCGACCGCCACCCCATGGACCACCCATGTTGTTACCGCACCAAGCTGTTCTCAGTAG
- the nhaA gene encoding Na+/H+ antiporter NhaA produces MTDQTPRPERRGVSRLFARTSWPEARFLADVLRTETVGGALLLLGAVIALVWANSPWGDAYAELGRWVPWSGGEALHLDLDLATWAADGLLAIFFFVVGLELKREFVAGELRDPRRAALPVVAAVGGMVLPALFYLGVNIAGGGDGLRGWAIPTATDIAFALAVLAVIGAYLPQGLRAFLLTLAVVDDLLAITIIAIFYTDDFSLLPLLGALVPIVLFGLLVQRRRTWWWALIPLAVVAWTLVHSSGVHATVAGVLLGFTVPVLAGKSGPGGRPLPGLAEHLEHVWRPVSAGFAVPVFAFFAAGVSLRGADLGALITDPIVLGIVLGLVVGKCVGILGSTFLLARFTRASLDEDISWSDLLGVSLLAGIGFTVSLLIGELAFGSDGTEGDNVKAAVLAGSLISALLATVVLRRRNKVYRAIALKEQVDQDQDGVPDVYQKPAG; encoded by the coding sequence ATGACCGACCAGACCCCGCGCCCTGAGCGCCGCGGCGTGAGCCGCCTCTTCGCCCGTACCTCCTGGCCGGAGGCGCGGTTCCTGGCCGACGTGCTGCGCACGGAGACCGTCGGTGGCGCCCTGCTGCTCCTCGGTGCCGTGATCGCGCTGGTCTGGGCCAACTCGCCGTGGGGTGACGCCTACGCGGAACTGGGACGGTGGGTGCCCTGGTCGGGCGGCGAGGCCTTGCACCTCGATCTCGACCTGGCCACCTGGGCGGCCGACGGCCTGCTGGCCATCTTCTTCTTCGTGGTCGGGCTGGAGCTCAAGCGCGAGTTCGTCGCTGGCGAACTGCGCGACCCGCGGCGGGCAGCGCTGCCGGTGGTGGCAGCGGTGGGCGGCATGGTCCTACCGGCGCTGTTCTACCTGGGCGTCAACATCGCCGGTGGTGGCGACGGGCTGCGCGGCTGGGCGATCCCGACCGCCACCGACATCGCGTTCGCGCTGGCGGTGCTGGCCGTGATCGGGGCCTACCTCCCGCAGGGGCTCCGCGCTTTCCTGCTCACCCTGGCCGTGGTCGACGACCTGCTCGCCATCACCATCATCGCGATCTTCTACACCGACGACTTCAGCCTGCTCCCACTGCTCGGCGCCCTGGTACCGATCGTACTGTTCGGTCTGCTGGTGCAGCGTCGCCGCACCTGGTGGTGGGCGCTCATCCCGCTCGCCGTGGTCGCCTGGACGCTGGTGCACTCCTCCGGAGTGCACGCCACCGTGGCCGGCGTGCTGCTGGGCTTCACCGTGCCGGTGTTGGCCGGCAAGAGCGGCCCCGGCGGTCGCCCGCTGCCCGGCCTCGCCGAGCACCTGGAACACGTGTGGCGCCCGGTCTCGGCCGGCTTCGCGGTACCGGTCTTCGCGTTCTTCGCCGCCGGCGTCTCGCTGCGCGGCGCGGACCTCGGCGCGCTGATCACCGACCCGATCGTGCTGGGCATCGTGCTCGGCCTGGTCGTCGGCAAGTGCGTCGGCATTCTCGGCTCCACCTTCCTGCTGGCCCGGTTCACCCGGGCCAGCCTGGACGAGGACATCAGCTGGTCGGACCTACTCGGCGTGTCGCTGCTGGCCGGTATCGGCTTCACCGTGTCGTTGCTCATCGGGGAGCTGGCCTTCGGTTCCGACGGCACCGAGGGCGACAACGTCAAGGCGGCGGTGCTGGCCGGCTCGTTGATCTCGGCGCTGCTGGCCACCGTGGTGCTCCGGCGGCGCAACAAGGTGTACCGGGCGATCGCCCTCAAGGAGCAGGTCGACCAGGATCAGGACGGCGTCCCGGACGTCTACCAGAAGCCCGCCGGCTGA
- a CDS encoding TetR family transcriptional regulator: MVTERRSVIADAAITTLARAGGRGLTHRAVDRQAGLPIGSTSYYFRTRADLLRAAVDRLAELDEAAIAPAAGGTLAADLARVADQLLGSDRERLLARYELALESVRRPELRGFLAVGTRRVRAAIEQRLGEQGVTSPREVADAALALVDGLLLAELTATERQQRSRAELERTLVRIVGTG; encoded by the coding sequence ATGGTGACCGAGCGCCGGAGCGTGATCGCGGATGCGGCGATCACCACGCTGGCCAGGGCGGGTGGACGTGGGCTCACCCATCGGGCCGTGGACAGGCAGGCGGGGCTTCCGATCGGCTCGACCTCCTACTACTTCCGCACCCGGGCGGACCTGCTCCGCGCGGCCGTCGACCGGCTGGCCGAGCTGGACGAGGCGGCCATCGCCCCAGCCGCCGGCGGGACGCTCGCCGCGGATCTCGCGCGGGTGGCCGACCAGTTGCTCGGCTCCGACCGGGAGCGGCTCCTCGCCCGCTACGAGCTGGCCCTCGAATCCGTTCGCCGTCCCGAACTTCGCGGGTTCCTGGCCGTCGGCACGCGCCGGGTGCGTGCTGCCATCGAGCAGCGACTCGGCGAGCAGGGCGTGACGAGCCCACGGGAGGTGGCTGACGCCGCGCTCGCGCTCGTCGATGGCCTGCTCCTGGCCGAACTCACCGCGACCGAGAGGCAGCAACGCAGCCGAGCCGAGCTGGAACGCACGCTCGTGAGAATCGTAGGCACCGGGTGA
- a CDS encoding low molecular weight phosphatase family protein — translation MLSGVLFVCHANLCRSPMAEYAARRLFTGRPVTVASAGTDAVEGLAMHPYAAAIAAETGDDPAAFRSRRLLPEHLTGAVLVLTATRRQRSICTALAPGALHRTFTLRQFGRLAAAAEPPLDEQDDPVRAAVAAAALARGRLQPAPADADDLRDPVGGTPEDFRRCAEEIDRALRPLATLIGTAG, via the coding sequence ATGCTCAGCGGGGTGCTGTTCGTCTGCCACGCCAACCTGTGCCGGTCACCGATGGCCGAGTACGCCGCCCGCCGCCTGTTCACCGGGCGACCGGTGACCGTGGCCAGCGCCGGCACCGACGCCGTCGAGGGCCTGGCCATGCATCCGTACGCGGCGGCGATCGCCGCCGAGACCGGTGACGACCCGGCCGCCTTCCGCAGCCGGCGGCTGCTGCCGGAACACCTCACCGGGGCGGTGCTGGTGCTGACCGCCACCCGGCGCCAGCGCTCCATCTGCACCGCGTTGGCGCCGGGGGCGCTGCACCGGACGTTCACGCTGCGCCAGTTCGGCCGGCTCGCCGCGGCGGCCGAACCACCGCTGGACGAGCAGGACGATCCGGTACGAGCCGCGGTGGCCGCCGCCGCGCTGGCCCGGGGGCGGTTGCAGCCCGCCCCCGCCGATGCCGACGACCTACGTGACCCGGTGGGTGGCACCCCGGAGGACTTCCGACGCTGCGCGGAGGAGATCGACCGGGCGCTGCGCCCCCTGGCCACGCTCATCGGGACAGCCGGGTGA
- a CDS encoding polysaccharide biosynthesis tyrosine autokinase — MDLYRQLRLVRRHWWIVLVTLMVALGVTALVTVRAQPRYVASVTFFVTTPSQGVTDAYQGGLFLQQRVKSYAELLTSDRLAQAAVADSQLGLTAEEIQRRVSTSTETGTVLLRASVTDTDQTRALRVTEALSAKFVELVQKVETRPDGSPGPIRIEVVSGPRVTPTPVSPQPARNTAIGALLGLLAGVGLAILRGMADVRLRDAAGLQRVTGSPLLGEIPIDPSARSAPLIVGDAATSARAEAVRKLRTNLRFVDVHEPARVIAVTSALQGEGKTTLSCNLAIALAEAGWRVLLVDADLRRPKVGDYLGIDPGVGLTDVLVGDVQVGDVVQRWGDKSLLVLPSGSAPPNPSELLGSKAMSDLLLALRESADIVIIDTAPLLAVTDGVVVAVQADGALLVTQQGRTSRAQVAAAARALHSVSVRMLGCVLNMARVPKTEAYQYEAYRVVAAAAGGQSAPADRSRSGRHAEGAHTGESSDHTQELTRLSR; from the coding sequence ATGGACCTGTACCGCCAACTACGCCTGGTGCGCCGGCACTGGTGGATCGTCCTGGTCACCCTCATGGTGGCCCTGGGCGTGACCGCGTTGGTCACCGTGCGGGCCCAGCCCCGCTACGTCGCCTCGGTCACCTTCTTCGTCACCACGCCCAGCCAGGGTGTTACCGATGCCTACCAGGGTGGGCTCTTCCTTCAGCAGCGGGTGAAGTCCTATGCGGAGCTGCTGACCAGCGATCGGCTGGCGCAGGCCGCGGTGGCCGACAGCCAGCTCGGACTGACCGCCGAGGAGATCCAGCGTCGGGTCAGCACCTCCACCGAGACCGGCACGGTGCTGCTGCGGGCGTCGGTCACCGACACCGACCAGACCCGGGCGTTGCGGGTGACCGAGGCGCTCTCGGCGAAGTTTGTCGAACTCGTACAGAAGGTCGAGACGCGGCCGGACGGCAGCCCGGGGCCGATCAGGATCGAGGTGGTCAGTGGGCCACGGGTGACCCCGACGCCGGTGTCGCCGCAGCCGGCCCGCAACACCGCGATCGGCGCCCTGCTCGGCCTGCTGGCCGGCGTCGGTCTGGCGATTCTGCGCGGCATGGCAGATGTGCGGCTGCGCGACGCGGCCGGACTGCAGCGGGTGACCGGCAGCCCGCTGCTCGGCGAGATCCCGATCGACCCCAGTGCGCGGTCGGCCCCACTGATCGTCGGCGACGCCGCCACCTCGGCGCGGGCCGAGGCCGTCCGCAAACTGCGGACGAACTTGCGCTTCGTCGACGTGCACGAGCCGGCCCGGGTCATCGCGGTCACCAGTGCCCTGCAGGGGGAGGGCAAGACCACCCTGTCGTGCAACCTGGCGATCGCCCTGGCGGAGGCGGGCTGGCGGGTCCTGCTGGTCGACGCCGACCTGCGTCGTCCGAAGGTCGGCGACTACCTGGGCATCGACCCGGGGGTGGGGCTGACCGACGTGCTCGTCGGCGACGTGCAGGTCGGCGACGTGGTCCAGCGTTGGGGCGACAAGTCGCTGCTCGTGCTGCCCAGCGGCTCGGCGCCGCCCAACCCGAGCGAGCTGCTCGGCTCGAAGGCCATGTCGGATCTGCTGCTCGCGCTGCGTGAGTCCGCCGACATCGTGATCATCGACACCGCGCCGCTGCTCGCGGTGACCGATGGTGTGGTGGTCGCCGTGCAGGCCGACGGTGCGCTGTTGGTCACCCAGCAGGGACGTACCTCGCGGGCGCAGGTGGCGGCTGCCGCCCGGGCCCTGCACTCGGTCTCGGTGCGGATGCTCGGCTGCGTGCTCAACATGGCCCGGGTGCCCAAGACCGAGGCGTACCAGTACGAGGCCTACCGGGTGGTCGCTGCCGCGGCCGGTGGCCAGTCGGCGCCGGCGGACCGCAGCAGGAGTGGCCGGCACGCCGAGGGGGCCCACACCGGCGAGTCGAGCGACCACACGCAGGAACTCACCCGGCTGTCCCGATGA
- a CDS encoding glycosyltransferase family 4 protein encodes MRIGMVTYHFPPEPAFIPGSLAEELAGRGHEVRVLTGFPDYPGGHVYPGWRQRWHHETRSRGLTVRRVPRYSTGDVTVRGRMTSWLTFAGSAALVGRRFLAGVDVLYVHQPPAAAFASAALLRLLGPVPLVLHVPDVWAEQVPEAVDDGRWAARVRAATLRTYRAASHVAVTTPSLRDAVVADGIDQARVRVVLNWTDERIFRPVSASPAARRLVRRDERCVVMHAGTIGVRQGLDTAVRAAAALGETVDLVLVGSGSDERRVRGLAVELRADNVRFVDRRSPLDMPELYAAADYQLVMARDLPELRSSVPAKLQAALSCGAPVVASAGGDTATLVERARAGLSCPPEDWASLADRLWLAAQIPVPARAEMGRRGREAYLREMSLPSGVDRIEELLREAAAVDSGRSGRPERTSRNV; translated from the coding sequence GTGCGAATCGGGATGGTGACATACCACTTTCCACCGGAGCCGGCGTTCATCCCCGGCAGCCTCGCGGAGGAACTCGCCGGGCGGGGGCACGAGGTGCGGGTCCTCACCGGGTTCCCCGACTATCCGGGTGGGCACGTCTATCCGGGATGGCGGCAGCGCTGGCACCACGAGACCCGCAGCCGGGGGCTGACCGTGCGCCGGGTACCCCGCTACAGCACCGGCGACGTCACCGTACGTGGCCGGATGACCTCCTGGCTGACCTTCGCCGGCAGCGCGGCGCTGGTCGGTCGCCGGTTCCTGGCCGGTGTGGACGTGCTGTACGTGCATCAGCCGCCGGCCGCCGCGTTCGCCTCGGCGGCCCTGCTGCGCCTGCTCGGTCCGGTGCCGCTGGTACTGCACGTGCCGGACGTCTGGGCCGAACAGGTCCCCGAGGCCGTCGACGACGGACGGTGGGCGGCGCGGGTGCGGGCGGCCACCCTACGGACCTACCGCGCCGCCAGCCACGTCGCGGTCACCACGCCGTCACTGCGGGACGCGGTGGTGGCGGACGGGATCGACCAGGCGCGGGTCCGGGTGGTGCTCAACTGGACCGACGAGCGGATTTTCCGTCCGGTCTCGGCCAGTCCGGCCGCCCGGAGGTTGGTCCGCCGGGACGAGCGGTGCGTGGTGATGCACGCCGGCACCATCGGTGTGCGACAGGGACTGGACACGGCGGTACGCGCGGCGGCGGCCCTTGGTGAGACGGTGGACCTGGTCCTGGTCGGCTCGGGCTCCGACGAGCGGCGGGTGCGGGGACTCGCCGTCGAACTGCGAGCCGACAACGTCCGATTCGTGGACCGGCGCTCCCCGTTGGACATGCCCGAGCTGTATGCCGCCGCCGACTACCAACTGGTGATGGCGCGCGATCTACCGGAGCTGCGCAGCAGCGTGCCGGCCAAGCTTCAGGCGGCCCTGTCCTGCGGCGCACCGGTGGTCGCCTCGGCCGGCGGCGACACCGCGACCCTTGTCGAACGGGCTCGGGCGGGGCTGTCCTGCCCGCCGGAGGACTGGGCCAGCCTGGCGGACCGGCTGTGGCTGGCGGCGCAGATCCCCGTCCCGGCGCGGGCCGAGATGGGTCGGCGCGGCCGGGAGGCGTACCTGCGGGAGATGTCGCTGCCGTCGGGCGTCGATCGGATCGAGGAACTGCTGCGCGAGGCGGCGGCCGTCGACAGCGGACGTTCAGGGAGACCCGAACGAACCTCTCGTAACGTCTGA
- a CDS encoding pirin family protein — MERAEAMPAETRPPGVATVDPGSVLLPGHDVPLGRYTTVRRLLPQRTRRLVGAWCFVDHFGPDDVAQRPGMEVPPHPHTGLQTVTWLLDGEILHRDSLGNQQPIRPGQLNVMTSGHGIAHSERSPARHPPLMHGVQLWVALPDEARAGAADFAHHAELPRWRDGDLEITLLVGEHAGERSPARVHTPLLGAQLELAGSAVAGLPLRRDFEHALLALDGVGEVDGLPLAPGALLWLGAGRDALHLSGEAGSRFMLLGGTPFEEPLVMWWNFVGRDHDEIVAAREDWMAGRRFGVVADDPDPPLPAPALPTVRLKARDRSGGYHA, encoded by the coding sequence GTGGAGCGTGCCGAAGCGATGCCTGCCGAGACCCGTCCGCCCGGTGTGGCGACGGTCGATCCCGGCAGCGTGCTGCTGCCCGGCCACGACGTGCCGCTGGGGCGCTACACCACGGTGCGTCGGCTGCTGCCGCAGCGCACCCGCCGACTGGTCGGGGCGTGGTGCTTCGTCGACCATTTCGGCCCCGACGATGTGGCCCAACGGCCCGGCATGGAGGTGCCGCCGCACCCGCACACCGGTCTGCAGACGGTGACCTGGCTGCTCGACGGCGAGATCCTGCACCGCGATAGCCTCGGCAACCAGCAGCCGATCCGTCCCGGCCAACTCAACGTGATGACCTCGGGTCACGGCATCGCCCACTCCGAACGCTCGCCGGCGCGGCATCCGCCCCTGATGCACGGGGTGCAGCTGTGGGTGGCGTTGCCGGACGAGGCCCGAGCCGGCGCGGCCGACTTCGCCCACCACGCCGAACTGCCCCGGTGGCGCGACGGGGACCTTGAGATCACCCTGCTGGTCGGGGAACACGCGGGGGAACGCTCGCCGGCCCGGGTGCACACCCCGCTGCTCGGCGCGCAACTGGAACTGGCCGGATCGGCGGTGGCCGGGCTGCCGCTGCGGCGGGACTTCGAGCATGCGCTGCTGGCCCTCGACGGCGTCGGCGAGGTCGACGGTTTGCCGCTGGCGCCCGGGGCGCTGCTCTGGCTCGGCGCCGGGCGGGACGCGCTGCACCTGAGCGGCGAGGCGGGTAGCCGGTTCATGCTGCTCGGTGGCACTCCGTTCGAGGAGCCGCTGGTGATGTGGTGGAACTTCGTCGGCCGGGACCACGACGAGATCGTCGCCGCCCGCGAGGACTGGATGGCCGGGCGGCGGTTCGGCGTCGTGGCCGACGACCCGGACCCGCCGTTGCCCGCGCCGGCGTTGCCGACCGTCCGGCTCAAGGCCCGCGACCGATCCGGCGGCTATCACGCCTAG